In Opitutus sp. ER46, the following are encoded in one genomic region:
- a CDS encoding glycosyltransferase: MPAVSVIMLNWNHGPWLVEAVRSVLAQSFTDLELIVIDNGSTDGSVDQLQRAVTDPRLRLFTEPVNRGISTGINLAIAHATASWIALTDGDDRSHPLRLELQLKALAADRSLDAIATDAETIDQAGTVTGRIDSTHSPEAIRGQAPFGMPVVNPTLLARAEWFRRLEYRPAVRWAPDYDFVLRLLEAGARVGALSLPLYSYRRHPHSSTVAMPLAHELGTCAIRLAAARRRAGRPERIDEAFATVDARLAAGMSLGTAFRLYADDFRAEGFPLLAAFHSALAQRVAPSAGTKLRFARDLIAAVRADAGSWREALGGMAKGPFWLMLRRAGFPVQPRY, translated from the coding sequence ATGCCCGCCGTCTCCGTCATCATGCTCAACTGGAACCACGGTCCGTGGCTGGTCGAGGCGGTGCGTAGCGTGCTGGCCCAGTCGTTCACCGACCTGGAACTGATCGTCATCGACAACGGCTCGACCGACGGCTCCGTCGACCAGTTGCAGCGCGCCGTGACCGACCCGCGCCTGCGCCTTTTCACCGAGCCGGTGAACCGGGGTATCAGCACCGGGATCAACCTCGCGATCGCCCACGCCACGGCGTCCTGGATCGCCCTGACGGACGGTGACGACCGGTCGCATCCGCTGCGGCTGGAGCTCCAGCTGAAGGCGCTCGCCGCCGATCGATCGCTCGATGCCATCGCGACCGACGCCGAGACCATCGACCAGGCCGGCACCGTGACCGGCCGGATCGACAGTACTCACTCGCCCGAGGCGATCCGCGGACAGGCGCCTTTCGGAATGCCGGTGGTAAACCCGACGCTCCTCGCGCGCGCCGAGTGGTTTCGTCGACTGGAGTATCGCCCGGCCGTGCGCTGGGCGCCCGACTACGATTTTGTGCTCCGGCTGCTCGAAGCCGGCGCGCGTGTCGGAGCCCTCTCGCTTCCCCTCTACTCCTATCGCCGACACCCGCATTCGAGCACCGTGGCCATGCCCCTGGCGCACGAGTTGGGCACGTGCGCGATCCGGCTCGCAGCTGCGCGGCGCCGGGCCGGCCGCCCGGAACGGATCGACGAGGCCTTCGCCACGGTGGACGCCCGCCTGGCGGCGGGCATGTCATTGGGCACCGCGTTTCGACTCTATGCGGATGATTTTCGGGCCGAAGGTTTTCCGCTGCTGGCGGCTTTTCATAGCGCGCTCGCCCAACGGGTGGCGCCCTCGGCCGGGACCAAACTGCGCTTTGCGCGCGACCTGATCGCCGCCGTACGAGCCGACGCGGGATCGTGGCGCGAGGCGCTCGGAGGCATGGCCAAGGGACCGTTCTGGCTGATGCTGCGCCGGGCGGGCTTCCCCGTTCAGCCACGTTACTGA
- a CDS encoding glycosyltransferase family 4 protein, with translation MAASDARPTVLHYVGHQSSRGGTIAALQALAQGSDAFASILGVGPGYPRDLMPALPTLEFPAVGPDRIDWACLWRARAVARCVRTWLAADGTRVFHAHSRPGLLVALWLRRWRQSRVLATVHVLGRQRWFYRFAARRLGADLHWLGPAMKRHYQLRDPSWEGCLPDCVPAAAWRAAPRLPRRAGRVTFGCAGALVPIKQWELVLEALARLPAGAPINVIHAGGEDGTPESAAYAAELRRRVAPLGLNSRVEWWGEMPDLQDFFATIDCLLVASRWEASSMAALEALVAGVPVLASDAAGTRDLVATARGGWLFQADSPAGLATAWQQLATGDVLTRWQRDETALRAFTAPVVAARHAALYRAKLMA, from the coding sequence ATGGCCGCCTCGGATGCCAGACCGACGGTCCTTCACTACGTCGGCCACCAGAGCAGTCGCGGCGGGACGATCGCAGCGTTGCAGGCGCTGGCCCAAGGCAGCGACGCGTTCGCGAGCATTCTCGGCGTTGGCCCCGGATATCCGAGGGATCTGATGCCGGCCTTGCCGACGCTGGAGTTTCCAGCGGTGGGCCCGGACCGGATCGACTGGGCATGCCTCTGGCGGGCGCGGGCGGTGGCGCGATGCGTGCGAACCTGGCTCGCGGCCGATGGCACCCGGGTGTTTCACGCCCACTCCCGGCCAGGACTCCTCGTCGCGCTGTGGCTGCGCCGGTGGCGTCAGTCACGCGTCCTCGCCACCGTGCACGTTCTCGGACGGCAGCGCTGGTTCTATCGGTTCGCGGCGCGCCGGCTGGGCGCCGACCTGCACTGGCTCGGACCGGCGATGAAACGGCACTACCAATTGCGCGACCCAAGCTGGGAGGGCTGCCTGCCGGATTGTGTGCCGGCGGCGGCTTGGCGCGCAGCGCCCCGGCTGCCGCGTCGGGCGGGACGCGTGACGTTCGGCTGCGCGGGGGCTCTCGTGCCGATCAAGCAATGGGAGCTGGTGCTCGAGGCGCTGGCGCGGTTGCCGGCAGGGGCACCGATCAACGTCATCCACGCCGGCGGAGAGGACGGCACCCCTGAGAGCGCGGCCTACGCGGCGGAATTGCGACGACGAGTCGCACCGTTGGGGTTGAACTCCCGGGTGGAGTGGTGGGGCGAGATGCCGGACCTTCAGGACTTTTTTGCGACGATCGACTGCCTCTTGGTCGCCTCACGCTGGGAGGCGTCATCGATGGCCGCGCTGGAAGCGCTCGTTGCCGGCGTGCCCGTACTGGCCTCGGACGCCGCAGGCACGCGCGATCTGGTCGCGACGGCGCGCGGTGGCTGGCTATTTCAGGCTGATTCGCCGGCGGGGCTCGCGACGGCGTGGCAACAATTGGCGACGGGCGACGTGCTCACGCGCTGGCAGCGCGATGAGACGGCATTGCGCGCGTTCACCGCGCCCGTCGTCGCGGCACGCCACGCGGCGCTATACCGCGCCAAGCTGATGGCATGA
- a CDS encoding oligosaccharide flippase family protein gives MRAAPPTPAGQTVPGPTGGGGRALAVAQGVRFVVRAGGAMGLARLLAPADYGRFGMAAIVYGLLFLVRDLGAGAAVPQPGLTPAQFRAMCRFGVIGGLVIGLVCAATGPIAAWFYAEPRLTLLLAALALAFPFAGAAAPRVALCYREGHAGRAALIDTVALLGSTLLAVAAAFAGAGAWALVLLAVAGEVITCALAVRLCPWHSDTADAAPLPWRRLLGFGAQLSVHNVAQYFQRASDQIVVGRVAGADALGVYGRGVQATALPAQFTVAPFTAWIVAELARVAGDGLAYRARFRALLNGVMHLTLPAAAVCVAVPELVVGVLFGERWAGAVPVVRWLGLGLALQPWLFVPTWLLISSGRTRRLALLGLLGLVITAVAVWSQRQGAGEQMAQAMAVAALVVAATTVPLAVAASPAAMGDVVTASARPLILNVGLGLVLAAAQHAGRPTLGGQLGVAVGAALLYLGLAFTVAKGVRREWLGHFLWRA, from the coding sequence ATGCGTGCCGCCCCTCCGACTCCAGCCGGCCAGACCGTGCCCGGCCCGACGGGCGGGGGCGGTCGCGCGCTCGCCGTGGCGCAGGGGGTGCGTTTCGTCGTGCGGGCCGGCGGGGCGATGGGATTGGCGCGGTTGCTGGCTCCGGCCGATTACGGCCGGTTTGGCATGGCCGCGATCGTGTACGGCTTGCTGTTTCTGGTGCGCGATCTTGGCGCCGGTGCGGCGGTGCCGCAGCCCGGGCTCACGCCGGCGCAGTTCCGGGCGATGTGCCGCTTTGGCGTGATCGGCGGGCTGGTGATCGGCCTGGTGTGCGCGGCCACCGGACCCATTGCCGCGTGGTTCTACGCCGAACCCCGACTCACGCTCCTGCTGGCCGCCCTGGCCCTCGCGTTTCCCTTTGCGGGGGCCGCGGCGCCCCGCGTGGCGCTCTGCTACCGCGAAGGGCACGCGGGCCGCGCGGCGCTCATCGACACCGTGGCGCTCCTGGGCAGCACCCTCCTCGCGGTGGCGGCGGCGTTCGCGGGGGCCGGCGCCTGGGCCCTGGTCCTGCTTGCCGTGGCCGGCGAAGTGATCACGTGCGCGCTGGCGGTTCGGCTGTGTCCATGGCATTCGGATACGGCGGACGCGGCCCCCTTGCCCTGGCGCCGTTTGCTGGGTTTCGGCGCGCAACTTTCGGTGCATAACGTCGCGCAGTATTTTCAGCGCGCCAGCGACCAGATCGTCGTCGGGCGCGTCGCGGGTGCCGATGCGCTCGGCGTGTATGGCCGCGGGGTGCAGGCGACGGCGCTGCCGGCGCAGTTCACGGTGGCGCCGTTCACGGCGTGGATTGTCGCGGAGCTGGCCCGCGTGGCCGGCGATGGGCTCGCGTACCGCGCGCGGTTTCGGGCGCTGCTGAATGGCGTGATGCACCTGACGCTGCCGGCGGCGGCCGTCTGTGTGGCCGTGCCGGAGCTGGTCGTGGGCGTCCTGTTTGGTGAACGCTGGGCGGGGGCGGTCCCGGTGGTGCGCTGGCTGGGGCTGGGATTAGCGCTGCAACCCTGGTTGTTTGTGCCGACCTGGCTGCTGATCTCGAGCGGGCGAACACGCCGGCTTGCGCTGCTGGGGTTGCTCGGGCTGGTCATCACCGCGGTCGCGGTGTGGTCGCAACGGCAGGGGGCGGGCGAGCAGATGGCGCAGGCTATGGCGGTGGCGGCGCTGGTGGTGGCGGCGACGACGGTGCCGCTGGCGGTGGCCGCCTCGCCGGCGGCGATGGGCGACGTGGTGACGGCGAGCGCGCGGCCGCTCATCTTGAACGTCGGCCTGGGGCTCGTGCTGGCAGCGGCGCAACACGCCGGCCGGCCGACGCTCGGCGGCCAGCTGGGTGTCGCGGTGGGCGCGGCCCTGCTCTATCTGGGGTTGGCCTTCACGGTGGCGAAAGGCGTGCGCCGCGAATGGCTCGGCCACTTCCTCTGGCGCGCATGA
- a CDS encoding glycosyltransferase: MSAPTHRVVHVAPWVTTGGGIETLLRWHRRVDVAQQLAAWQLALFDRVPDAPDAHRGSLRADWRHPLFIIRRRFSAAMSGHRGATVVYHNAWGLPLLADGDESARRVAYLHGGPTFVAPFLPRLRGWVDGVVVTTPAVRSAVARALPELAPERVLGVCAPVEPSPLAPRQPATTPWTIGYAGRLERSEKRADRLPAFVEALAKAGVAARCEVLGDGRLRPALERALGGRVVFHGWRTGEDYWRVLSRWDAMVFFSETEGMPLALVEGLAAGVIPFFPAIGGSLGDVYAPLIDARCHYPPGDLRALAQRIGELSREPAGAIATCRDRGRALATAHQPERYGADFAGFLRRLADLPRVSRSDQPRRQPRLADVLPLGVVTRVCPGALWR; this comes from the coding sequence ATGAGCGCGCCAACGCACAGGGTCGTACATGTGGCGCCGTGGGTGACGACCGGAGGCGGCATCGAAACGTTGCTGCGCTGGCATCGCCGCGTGGACGTGGCGCAGCAGCTCGCCGCGTGGCAGCTCGCCCTCTTCGACCGGGTGCCTGATGCCCCCGACGCGCACCGCGGTTCCCTGCGAGCCGATTGGCGCCACCCCTTGTTCATCATTCGCCGACGGTTCAGCGCGGCGATGTCCGGACACCGCGGTGCAACCGTCGTGTACCACAATGCCTGGGGTCTCCCGCTGCTGGCGGATGGCGACGAGAGCGCGCGTCGCGTCGCCTACCTGCACGGCGGCCCGACGTTCGTGGCGCCATTCTTGCCGCGGCTGCGGGGCTGGGTGGACGGAGTCGTGGTGACGACACCGGCGGTCCGGTCCGCGGTAGCCAGGGCGCTGCCCGAGCTGGCACCGGAACGCGTACTGGGCGTGTGCGCGCCCGTGGAGCCATCGCCGCTGGCGCCGCGCCAACCCGCGACCACGCCATGGACCATTGGATACGCCGGCCGGCTCGAACGGAGCGAGAAGCGGGCCGACCGGTTGCCGGCTTTCGTCGAGGCACTGGCCAAGGCCGGCGTTGCCGCGCGCTGCGAGGTCCTCGGCGATGGAAGGCTGCGGCCCGCGCTTGAGCGCGCGCTGGGCGGCCGCGTGGTGTTCCACGGTTGGCGCACTGGCGAGGATTACTGGCGTGTGCTGTCGCGCTGGGACGCCATGGTCTTTTTCAGCGAGACCGAAGGCATGCCGCTCGCGCTGGTCGAGGGCCTCGCGGCAGGCGTGATTCCTTTCTTTCCGGCCATCGGCGGCAGTCTGGGCGACGTGTACGCGCCACTGATCGACGCGCGCTGCCACTATCCACCAGGCGACCTGCGGGCGCTGGCGCAGCGCATTGGCGAGTTGAGCCGCGAGCCGGCGGGAGCCATCGCCACCTGCCGGGACCGGGGCCGCGCCCTGGCCACCGCGCATCAGCCGGAACGATACGGCGCCGATTTTGCCGGATTCTTGCGGCGCCTCGCCGACCTGCCTCGCGTCTCGCGCAGCGACCAGCCCCGCCGCCAACCGCGGCTCGCGGACGTGTTGCCGCTCGGTGTCGTGACGCGCGTCTGCCCCGGCGCGCTCTGGCGCTGA
- a CDS encoding FtsW/RodA/SpoVE family cell cycle protein, whose translation MNLPALTESLAVFKPTTRGKWDALTPLALLSLSAFGIAFIYSATFANVHVTPSLLREEWFKQIIYLILGSAIYVVVSLIDYRFWLSVAHWFYAACMIPLFLVLIPGIGGGSSSWGAQRWINLGFISYQPSETAKIAVLLITASILMHSKVGTVVQSLGTLGKLALAVGVPMLLILKQPDLKSAIVLPPMVFAMLYVSKLSTRFFLGALGAFAVIVGIVSIDTWQFARFMKENGYSYTKKDLGKYEPHSFLPLHDYQRTRILTFVSPDTIDPKGTGPSWNLRQSLISVGSGGLAGKGWTEGTQAQLGYLPTGVSHNDFIFSVIAEEKGFLGSLTVLGLFGIVLFNGIRIAGSARDRLGTLLAIGVTVLFAVHVFVNIAMTIGLVPITGIPLPFISYGGSFVLSCCLLQGLVQSVWRFRKDFS comes from the coding sequence GTGAATCTCCCCGCGCTCACCGAGTCCCTGGCTGTCTTCAAACCTACGACACGCGGGAAGTGGGACGCCCTGACGCCGCTCGCGCTGCTGAGCCTGAGCGCCTTCGGCATCGCCTTCATCTACTCGGCGACCTTCGCCAATGTCCACGTCACCCCCTCGCTGCTCCGCGAGGAATGGTTCAAGCAGATCATTTACCTCATCTTGGGGAGCGCCATCTACGTCGTCGTCTCCCTGATCGACTACCGCTTCTGGCTCAGCGTCGCCCACTGGTTCTATGCCGCCTGCATGATCCCCCTCTTCCTGGTCCTCATCCCTGGGATCGGCGGCGGCTCAAGCTCCTGGGGCGCACAGCGTTGGATCAACCTCGGCTTCATCAGCTACCAGCCCTCCGAAACCGCCAAGATCGCCGTCCTCCTGATCACCGCCAGCATCCTGATGCACTCCAAGGTCGGCACCGTGGTGCAGTCGCTTGGCACCCTCGGGAAATTGGCCCTTGCGGTGGGGGTACCCATGCTCTTGATCTTGAAGCAGCCCGACCTGAAGTCGGCGATTGTCCTGCCCCCGATGGTATTCGCGATGCTCTACGTTTCAAAGCTGTCGACCCGGTTCTTCCTGGGCGCGCTCGGAGCCTTCGCGGTCATCGTCGGCATCGTTTCCATCGACACCTGGCAGTTTGCCAGGTTTATGAAAGAGAATGGCTACTCTTACACCAAGAAGGACTTAGGGAAGTACGAGCCGCATTCTTTTCTCCCGCTCCACGACTACCAGCGGACGCGGATCCTCACTTTTGTCTCCCCCGACACCATCGACCCCAAGGGCACCGGCCCGAGCTGGAACCTCCGCCAATCGCTGATCTCCGTCGGCAGCGGCGGTCTGGCGGGCAAGGGATGGACGGAAGGGACGCAGGCCCAGCTCGGCTATCTGCCGACCGGGGTCTCGCATAACGACTTCATCTTCTCGGTCATCGCCGAGGAGAAAGGATTTCTGGGAAGCCTCACGGTCCTGGGCCTGTTTGGAATAGTGTTGTTCAACGGCATACGCATCGCGGGTTCCGCAAGGGACCGATTAGGGACGCTCCTCGCCATCGGCGTGACAGTTCTCTTTGCGGTGCATGTGTTTGTGAACATCGCGATGACCATCGGGCTGGTGCCCATCACGGGCATACCGCTTCCCTTTATCAGCTACGGTGGCTCCTTTGTGCTCAGTTGCTGCTTGCTGCAAGGACTGGTCCAGAGCGTCTGGCGCTTTCGAAAGGACTTCTCATGA
- a CDS encoding O-antigen ligase family protein yields MNPRTRDRLGLAAGGVLAVAVGWWVASGDFLLPTLLAVAGVAGACTLALGLSFDVLVLGGLLVGYIVGNRGFAQLSLVPGFPLLPAEAGLALGLGWLGVRAAVARRWPWRRDALNVAVLAWMIIASGRIVTDVRVHGFLALRDFAMVYYALFFFVAQDQAARTGLARRFLGGALLLATVAAIPLFEFFRRYPEFFLQQLTFRGTPLIFVKGDLVATFLAAGVILTFARFERTRRWPWLLLALAGTVTVLSSDNRASLVGLLAATGWFVLARRWLWLKVQALALGCAALLLLGAAVFGWVSPGARPLTPVYQRVASIVGVGSGASADADAGYKIDNNRFRLVWWQMVARETLTQAPWFGLGFGYDLAEPFTRVYFPDAEEDFTARSPHSIVVTALGRTGVIGLTAFLVVIGAIAARTWRELRLPASTGGNSEYWLVAWVILTSACFGVVLEGPMGAVVFWTVLGLANAPREGVTASADALGEQNSDF; encoded by the coding sequence ATGAACCCTCGGACACGAGATCGACTCGGGTTGGCTGCCGGCGGCGTGCTGGCGGTGGCGGTGGGGTGGTGGGTTGCGTCCGGCGACTTCCTTTTGCCGACCCTGCTGGCGGTGGCCGGCGTGGCGGGCGCGTGCACGCTCGCGCTGGGCCTGTCGTTCGATGTGCTCGTACTGGGCGGGCTCCTGGTCGGGTACATCGTGGGTAATCGCGGCTTCGCCCAGCTGTCGCTCGTGCCGGGCTTTCCGCTCCTGCCCGCTGAGGCGGGGCTCGCGCTTGGACTCGGCTGGCTGGGGGTAAGGGCCGCGGTGGCGCGGCGCTGGCCCTGGCGGCGGGACGCACTGAACGTGGCGGTGCTGGCATGGATGATCATCGCGTCGGGCCGGATCGTCACCGACGTGCGGGTGCATGGCTTTCTGGCGCTGCGCGATTTCGCCATGGTGTATTACGCGCTGTTCTTCTTCGTGGCGCAGGACCAGGCCGCGCGGACCGGTCTGGCGCGTCGGTTTCTGGGCGGCGCGCTGCTGCTGGCGACGGTCGCGGCGATCCCGCTCTTCGAATTTTTCCGGCGGTACCCCGAGTTCTTCCTCCAGCAACTCACCTTCCGGGGAACACCGCTGATCTTCGTGAAAGGTGACCTGGTGGCGACGTTTCTGGCGGCGGGCGTGATCCTGACGTTTGCGCGCTTCGAGCGCACGCGCCGCTGGCCCTGGCTGCTCCTGGCGTTGGCGGGGACGGTGACCGTCCTCAGTTCGGACAATCGCGCGTCGCTCGTGGGCCTTTTGGCGGCGACGGGATGGTTCGTCCTGGCCCGGCGCTGGCTGTGGCTGAAGGTGCAGGCGCTGGCGCTGGGGTGTGCGGCGTTGCTGCTGCTGGGGGCGGCGGTGTTCGGGTGGGTGAGCCCGGGAGCCAGACCGCTGACACCGGTGTACCAGCGGGTGGCATCGATCGTCGGCGTGGGGAGTGGTGCCAGTGCGGATGCCGACGCGGGCTACAAGATCGATAACAACCGGTTTCGGCTCGTGTGGTGGCAGATGGTCGCGCGTGAAACGCTGACCCAGGCACCGTGGTTTGGCCTCGGGTTCGGCTACGATCTGGCGGAGCCGTTTACGCGCGTGTACTTTCCAGACGCCGAGGAGGATTTTACCGCGCGCAGTCCGCACAGCATCGTGGTGACCGCGCTGGGGCGCACCGGTGTCATCGGCCTGACGGCGTTCCTGGTGGTGATCGGAGCGATCGCGGCGCGCACCTGGCGCGAGCTGCGGCTCCCCGCGTCGACGGGCGGCAACTCGGAGTACTGGCTGGTGGCCTGGGTGATCCTCACTAGCGCGTGCTTTGGCGTCGTGTTGGAAGGACCAATGGGTGCGGTTGTCTTCTGGACGGTGCTCGGACTCGCGAATGCGCCGCGGGAGGGGGTGACCGCCTCGGCGGACGCGCTGGGCGAACAGAATTCGGATTTCTGA
- a CDS encoding TonB-dependent receptor, whose product MSPFVVSSDGDTGYASRETLAGTRFKSDLQDVSAQVSVMTKALLDDLAAASLEDAYRYSINVENQQEYSNAKDTGNDPALLTRARGLAAPGVTHDFFVSYVPQDTYNFERVNFSSGPNSILFGNGNPAGIVDVALNRANLTRASYSATLRRNNYGSGRQSIDLNQPLIKQRLAVRFDALFDDTKGWRRPTAVEDRRYYGAIAAKPFTSTTVRAYFEKLDLDRTLARNIRTLDLVTPWINAGRPAFNNGLNSPTLINTANRGIFARNTTTTPVYILGATASTSDPYVSWGSGSSANINLPTTAYSAVTIGPGTSPNQTGSDSYTYSLPHDETVSPFNVTVEGNTKRDVTTAQIFGASIEQRLPGDLYLEIDYNTERMDRVASNPLSSAGLRADPNVYLPDRITPNPNLGRYYVDLGANTAYYWRKQTEEARIMLSYDVDVTKRSDWLRWLGRHRFAGMWSSSEIFSANQGMSAKLIPSTLTTVDAITNAYNTLTTPAGRYYLSDPLQPATGKTFYVTLPWDTAGKVTDYTLPDGSRYNIGWRTPYGSSAKGNGINSLTQSRLLAMQNIFLRGRLVLNVGLRKDNVRSAPWVPTNLTASSTSGYLPTWARKPPTNWSVFTQGNTETFGAVLHLLRGVSVFYNQSNTWNPPRSSFDPLTGAAIEGSTGKGKDYGVMLRLWDNRVSFRLNKYHNSTGPDSAVTYRTLIMPAIQNIELTLAQAQTDGRVTTPIPEPFHFDPAVGGEFFSHQVSRGYEAELTFNPIKNWRLTLNGSHATAVQSDIASNWINFIQARSPIWAQYGDLQGPNTGTTTIQTYYLGIIQNLNLIKQVEGQSVDQGRNWRANLFTRYDFTSGRLKGVFVGGGYRWRARSVIGYRYAYVDNAFPLPGAPAQLNVPALDSPIYGKAMEEAEALVGYTRKLNKKITWRVQLNIRNLLDSQRLTAQRANYGSGFVTNYDIPEPRSYVLTNTFSF is encoded by the coding sequence ATGAGCCCATTCGTCGTCTCGTCGGACGGCGATACCGGCTACGCCTCACGCGAAACGCTGGCCGGCACCCGCTTCAAATCCGATCTCCAGGACGTGTCCGCGCAGGTGTCCGTCATGACCAAGGCGCTCCTGGACGACCTGGCGGCCGCCTCCCTCGAGGACGCCTACCGCTATTCGATCAACGTCGAGAACCAGCAGGAGTATTCAAATGCCAAGGACACCGGCAATGATCCCGCGCTGCTCACCCGCGCCCGCGGCCTCGCCGCGCCTGGTGTGACGCATGACTTCTTCGTCAGCTATGTGCCGCAGGACACCTACAACTTCGAGCGGGTAAACTTCTCGAGCGGCCCCAACTCGATCCTCTTCGGCAATGGCAACCCGGCCGGCATCGTCGACGTGGCACTCAACCGCGCAAATCTCACCCGCGCCAGCTACTCGGCCACGCTGCGCCGCAACAACTACGGGTCCGGCCGCCAATCCATCGATCTCAACCAGCCGCTGATCAAGCAGCGCCTGGCGGTCCGATTTGACGCGCTGTTCGATGACACCAAAGGGTGGCGCCGGCCCACCGCCGTCGAGGACCGACGCTATTACGGCGCGATCGCCGCCAAGCCCTTCACCTCGACCACCGTGCGGGCGTATTTCGAAAAGCTGGACCTCGACCGCACACTCGCGCGCAACATCCGGACGCTGGACCTGGTGACGCCGTGGATCAACGCCGGCCGGCCCGCGTTCAATAACGGCCTCAACAGCCCCACGCTGATCAACACGGCCAACCGCGGCATCTTCGCCCGCAACACGACGACGACCCCGGTTTACATCCTGGGCGCCACCGCGAGCACGTCGGACCCGTACGTATCCTGGGGCTCAGGCTCCAGCGCCAATATCAACCTGCCCACCACCGCCTATTCGGCCGTGACCATCGGCCCGGGCACCAGCCCGAATCAGACCGGCTCGGACAGCTACACTTACAGCCTGCCGCACGACGAGACCGTCTCCCCCTTCAACGTGACCGTGGAGGGCAACACCAAGCGCGACGTCACCACCGCGCAGATCTTCGGCGCCTCGATCGAGCAGCGCCTCCCGGGCGACCTGTACCTCGAAATTGACTACAACACGGAACGGATGGACCGGGTCGCGAGCAACCCGCTGAGCAGCGCCGGCCTTCGCGCCGACCCCAACGTCTATCTGCCCGACCGAATCACGCCGAACCCAAATCTCGGCCGGTACTACGTCGATCTCGGCGCCAACACCGCGTACTACTGGCGCAAGCAGACCGAGGAAGCGCGCATCATGCTTTCCTACGACGTCGACGTGACGAAGCGGAGCGACTGGCTGCGCTGGCTGGGCCGCCACCGCTTCGCCGGCATGTGGTCGAGTTCGGAGATCTTCTCCGCCAACCAGGGCATGTCGGCCAAGCTCATCCCCTCGACGCTCACCACGGTCGATGCCATCACGAATGCCTACAACACCCTGACCACGCCGGCCGGCCGCTACTATCTCTCCGATCCGCTGCAGCCCGCCACCGGGAAGACATTTTATGTCACGCTGCCGTGGGACACCGCGGGCAAAGTCACCGATTACACCCTGCCGGATGGCAGCCGCTACAACATCGGGTGGCGGACGCCATATGGGTCCAGTGCCAAGGGCAACGGCATCAACAGCCTCACGCAAAGCCGCCTGCTCGCGATGCAGAACATCTTCCTGCGTGGCCGCCTCGTCCTGAACGTCGGGTTGCGCAAGGACAACGTGCGTTCGGCACCGTGGGTACCCACCAATCTCACCGCTTCCAGCACCTCCGGCTACCTCCCAACCTGGGCGCGCAAGCCGCCGACCAACTGGTCGGTGTTCACCCAGGGCAACACCGAGACGTTCGGTGCCGTGCTTCACCTCCTGCGCGGCGTCTCCGTCTTCTACAATCAGTCCAACACCTGGAACCCACCGCGCTCCTCCTTCGACCCGCTCACCGGCGCCGCCATCGAGGGTTCCACCGGCAAGGGCAAGGACTACGGTGTGATGCTGCGCCTGTGGGATAACCGGGTGTCATTCCGGTTGAACAAATATCACAACAGCACCGGTCCGGACTCAGCGGTCACCTACCGAACCCTGATCATGCCGGCGATTCAGAATATCGAGCTCACCCTCGCCCAGGCGCAGACCGACGGGCGCGTCACCACCCCGATCCCGGAGCCCTTCCATTTCGACCCCGCGGTGGGCGGCGAATTCTTCTCCCATCAGGTCTCCCGCGGCTACGAAGCCGAACTCACCTTCAACCCGATCAAGAACTGGCGCCTCACCTTGAACGGATCGCATGCGACGGCCGTCCAGTCCGACATCGCGAGCAACTGGATCAACTTCATCCAGGCCCGGTCGCCGATCTGGGCGCAATACGGCGACCTCCAGGGCCCGAACACCGGCACGACGACGATTCAGACTTACTACCTCGGGATCATTCAGAATCTGAACCTGATCAAGCAGGTGGAAGGGCAGTCCGTCGACCAAGGCCGGAACTGGCGGGCCAACCTGTTCACCCGCTACGATTTCACCTCCGGCCGGCTCAAGGGCGTGTTCGTGGGCGGTGGCTACCGGTGGCGCGCCCGCAGCGTGATCGGCTACCGCTATGCGTATGTCGATAACGCGTTCCCGCTCCCAGGCGCGCCAGCCCAGCTCAACGTGCCGGCCCTCGACAGCCCGATCTACGGCAAAGCAATGGAGGAGGCAGAGGCCCTGGTCGGGTACACCCGCAAGCTGAACAAGAAGATCACGTGGCGCGTGCAATTGAACATCCGCAACCTCCTCGACTCCCAGCGGCTGACCGCGCAGCGCGCAAACTACGGCTCAGGCTTCGTCACGAATTACGACATTCCGGAACCGCGAAGCTACGTGCTGACAAATACGTTCAGCTTCTAG